The Ancylobacter sp. SL191 nucleotide sequence CGCGTTAGTTCTTCATTCACCATGCATCGCAAACGGGTTGCGCAACTCAAGGATATCAACCCGTTCAGAGCGTGTGGTAATGCGATCATGGTTAATGACAGGCGCGTGATTGATAGTAAACCGCCTGTTAAACATAATATATCGTTACGTCCGACACTAAGATTCTGCTCATACATTTATGCGAGCGTCAGCGTTACTGAATTCAGGTGGAGCCGAGGGGCGACGCCTCGCGACGCAGGAGACGAAAATGTACAGCAAGATTCTGGCCGGCGCCGGCCTGGCGGCGGCTCTCATGGCCGTTCAGGTGGCAACCCCCGCGGCGGCCGCCGACCTTTCCTACCCCGCGCCGGCCGCCTATGCGGCTCCGGCGCCGGTGTTCAGCTGGACCGGCTTCTATATCGGCGCCAATGCCGGTTATGGCTGGGGTGCGGCCGATGCCTCGGACGACACCAACGGGTTCCTCGGCGGCATCCAGGCCGGCTATAACTGGCAGACCGCCGGCAATTTCGTGCTGGGTATCGAGGCGGACCTCCAGGCCAGCAACATTGAGAGCCCGACCTACCAGCTCGATTACTTCGGCACGGTCCGCGCCCGCGCCGGCTTCGCCTTCGATCAGGCGATGATCTACGGCACGGGCGGCTTCGCCTATGGCCGCGGCACCTATCAGCTGAACGGACTGTCGAACGACCAGACCCAGACCGGCTGGACCATCGGCGCCGGTGGCGAATACGCCTTCGCGCCCAACTGGACGGTCAAGGCCGAGTATCTCTATCTCGACCTCGGCAAGGAGACCTACGACACCGCCGTCGGGCCGATCGATGTCGGCACCACCGCCAACATCCTGCGCGCGGGCGTGAACTACAAGTTCTGATCCTGGCTTCGAGGCGGGTCCGCCGCGGTCCAACGGCCCGATCCTGCCTCCACTTGCGGCGAGCGCCAGCGCGAAAGTGCTGGCGCTCGTTGCGTTTCAAGGCGCTCGATATGCCGCGGGGTCAGGAATCTGTTGTTCTCGTGCAACAGGCCACCGGCATTCCACCGGCGATCATGGCGGAATTGTTGCGGCGCCGGGTTGCCGCGTTGGGGCGAAATTACCTCCACGAATCGAGCCGCCATGCGGGCTGCCATGCCCATTTCACAAGCATGTGACAGCGGGTTTGGAGGCAATAATGGCGAATTCTGCCGCAATCCGGCCTTTGACACGCCTATCTGCCCTCCTATCTCACCTATCGAACGTGACGTGAAAGACCATCGTGCCGTTCCTGCCTATTGTTTCTCGGAGAGTATCCATGAAGAAGATCATCAGCTCGGGCGTTGCCGTCGCCGCCCTGCTCGTCGCGGCGCCCGCTTTCGCCGCCGACCTGCAGCAGCCCTATCCCACCAAGGCGCCGGTCATCGCTCCCGCGCCGGTGTTCTCCTGGACCGGCTTCTACATCGGTGCCAACGCCGGCTACGGCTGGGGCTCGGGTGAAGGCGCCGCCGACACGCTCGGCCTGAACCCCGATGGGTTCATCGGCGGTGGCCAGATCGGCTACAATATCCAGCTCGACAACAACATCGTCCTTGGCGTCGAGGCCGACATCCAGGGCAGCAGCCTGAAGGACACTGCCTTCGGCGTCGAGCAGAAGATGGACTATTTCGGCACCGTGCGCGCCCGCGTCGGCTATGCCTTCGATCACATCATGCCCTACGTGACGGGCGGTTGGGCGTGGGGCCACAATGAGGTCACCAACGACCTCACCGGCAGCAGCGCCAACGGCACCCTGTCCGGCTGGACCATCGGCGGCGGCGTCGAGTACGCCTTCACCAACAACTGGACCGTCAAGGCCGAGTACCTCTACATGGATCTCGGCGAGGACTACTATGACAGCATCGGCGCCGACAGCGGCCTGACGGCCAACGTCGTCCGCGCGGGCATCAACTACAAGTTCTGATGCCGCGGGCTCCGGCCCGGACGCTGAATGAGAAAGGCCCCGGACGGCAACGTTCGGGGCCTTTTCCTTTGTGCCGCGCGGTCGAGGGCGATCAGCTCGGGCGGGTTGCCTCGAAAGCGGGCACGCGCGCGGCGAAGCTGTCCAGCCAGTCGACGAGGGCGAGGTGATCTTCGCGCCAGACGCCGTGGAAGCGCAGATCGAGATAGCCGAGCGCGCAGGCGAGGGCGATCTCGCCGATATGCGCCGCACCGGTCACTTCCAGCGGGGCGGGCGGGGCGGATTCGAGAACCTTGAGCGCGCGCGCGACCTTTCCGGCCTGATTGTCCACCCAACTGGCCGAGCGCTGCTCCTCCGGACGGAAGCGGGTCTCATAGACCTGAAGCAGCGCCGCATCCATCAGCCCGTCGGCCAGCGCCTGCTGGGTGAGGGCGGTAAAGCGCGCCTCGCCGCCGACCGGCAGCACCACGCCGCCGCCCGCCTGTGCGTCCACATATTCCACGATCACCCGGGAATCGAACAGCGCCGGCCCGTCCTCGCGCAGCAGCACCGGAATCTTGCCCAGCGGGTTCTGCCCGCGCAGCGTATCGGCAGGGTTGGTGGTGTCGGCCGGCTCAATGTCGAGGTGGATGCCGCAGACGACGGCGGCGATCTTGACCTTGCGGCCGAACGGGGAGGCGGGCGAGGAACGCAGCTTCATGGGACACTTCGCTCAGTTCGGGCCGGCGGCGCGAACGTGGCAGAACCCGCCCGCGGCCGGTCCCGGCCGTGGACGGGATATCTCGGCTTCACACCTGCCTTATCAGTCGGCCCGCTGGAGGTCGATGGCCTTGGGGCCCTTGCCCCGCTTGTCCGGCTCGACCTCGAAACTCACCCGCTGCCCTTCGGCGAGCGTGCCCATGCCTG carries:
- a CDS encoding outer membrane protein, with amino-acid sequence MYSKILAGAGLAAALMAVQVATPAAAADLSYPAPAAYAAPAPVFSWTGFYIGANAGYGWGAADASDDTNGFLGGIQAGYNWQTAGNFVLGIEADLQASNIESPTYQLDYFGTVRARAGFAFDQAMIYGTGGFAYGRGTYQLNGLSNDQTQTGWTIGAGGEYAFAPNWTVKAEYLYLDLGKETYDTAVGPIDVGTTANILRAGVNYKF
- a CDS encoding outer membrane protein, which translates into the protein MKKIISSGVAVAALLVAAPAFAADLQQPYPTKAPVIAPAPVFSWTGFYIGANAGYGWGSGEGAADTLGLNPDGFIGGGQIGYNIQLDNNIVLGVEADIQGSSLKDTAFGVEQKMDYFGTVRARVGYAFDHIMPYVTGGWAWGHNEVTNDLTGSSANGTLSGWTIGGGVEYAFTNNWTVKAEYLYMDLGEDYYDSIGADSGLTANVVRAGINYKF
- a CDS encoding glutathione S-transferase family protein yields the protein MKLRSSPASPFGRKVKIAAVVCGIHLDIEPADTTNPADTLRGQNPLGKIPVLLREDGPALFDSRVIVEYVDAQAGGGVVLPVGGEARFTALTQQALADGLMDAALLQVYETRFRPEEQRSASWVDNQAGKVARALKVLESAPPAPLEVTGAAHIGEIALACALGYLDLRFHGVWREDHLALVDWLDSFAARVPAFEATRPS